Proteins encoded by one window of Fusobacterium perfoetens:
- a CDS encoding B3/4 domain-containing protein has protein sequence MEIKIDGTVKEKVESIRLGCLVYDVKVEEKNEKLWEKLEGEIFPKIIAEIEEKGINGIENISCSKKAYKLLGKDPNRYRVSSEALYRRIKQGKGLYEINTVVDVNNLISLETGFSVGSYDLENIKGNIILRKGEEGEVYKGIGKDDINIENLPLLTDEEGAFGSPTSDSTKAMVTLKSKKILTVIYCFTSCENLDEILKKSSEYLKEYTDAENIETFVIE, from the coding sequence ATGGAAATAAAAATTGATGGTACAGTAAAAGAAAAAGTAGAAAGCATAAGACTTGGATGTTTGGTTTATGATGTAAAAGTTGAAGAAAAAAATGAAAAATTATGGGAAAAATTAGAGGGAGAAATTTTTCCTAAAATTATTGCAGAAATTGAAGAAAAAGGAATTAATGGGATAGAAAATATATCATGCTCTAAAAAAGCTTATAAACTTTTAGGAAAAGATCCTAACCGTTACAGAGTTTCATCAGAAGCTCTTTACAGAAGAATAAAGCAAGGAAAAGGTCTATATGAAATAAATACAGTTGTAGATGTTAATAACCTTATATCTCTTGAAACTGGATTTTCTGTAGGATCTTATGATTTAGAAAATATAAAGGGGAATATAATTCTTAGAAAGGGAGAAGAAGGGGAAGTATACAAAGGAATAGGAAAAGATGATATAAATATAGAAAATCTTCCTCTCCTTACAGACGAAGAGGGAGCTTTTGGAAGCCCTACAAGTGATTCAACAAAAGCTATGGTAACATTGAAGTCTAAAAAAATACTGACAGTTATTTATTGTTTTACATCTTGTGAAAATTTAGATGAAATTTTAAAGAAATCTTCAGAATATTTGAAAGAATATACAGATGCAGAAAATATAGAAACATTTGTAATTGAATAA
- a CDS encoding biotin--[acetyl-CoA-carboxylase] ligase — protein MTKYKILEILRNNSKSFISGEILSSKLGVSRTAIWKGINSLKEKGYKIEGINNKGYKLIDDNEDIISEYEIKKNLFSKELGKHIYCFEKIDSTNTYAKLHSFSLEHGDVIIAEEQTKGRGRFEKLFYSPKESGIYMTVIFKKNVFQDSLRLFSAAVSLAVFNAIKKYTGFSPTLSWNDINISGKKICGILTECSLEGETGKIEYAVTGIGINVNNSNFPKNLKNKNTSLKIELNKSINRAGLISAVLNEMEDFVCCRKYISNRKKILKEYMERTNLLNKNIEIKIPEKKITGKIIGINDTGGLIILKENQKIKTVYNGELKILS, from the coding sequence ATGACAAAATATAAAATTCTGGAAATTTTAAGAAATAATAGTAAATCTTTTATTTCAGGAGAAATATTAAGCAGTAAACTTGGAGTAAGTCGTACTGCAATTTGGAAAGGAATTAATTCTCTTAAAGAAAAAGGTTACAAAATTGAAGGAATAAATAACAAAGGGTATAAACTTATTGATGATAATGAAGATATTATATCTGAATATGAAATTAAAAAAAATCTTTTTTCAAAAGAACTTGGAAAACATATTTATTGTTTTGAGAAAATAGATTCTACAAATACATATGCAAAACTACACAGTTTCTCTCTGGAGCATGGTGATGTTATTATCGCTGAAGAACAAACAAAAGGAAGAGGAAGATTTGAAAAACTTTTCTACTCTCCAAAAGAGTCTGGAATATATATGACTGTAATCTTTAAAAAAAATGTATTTCAAGACTCTCTTAGACTTTTCTCTGCTGCTGTTTCTCTTGCTGTCTTTAATGCAATAAAAAAATACACTGGCTTTTCTCCTACTCTTAGTTGGAATGATATAAATATATCAGGAAAAAAAATCTGTGGTATCCTAACAGAATGTTCTCTTGAAGGAGAAACAGGAAAAATTGAATATGCTGTCACAGGTATTGGAATAAATGTTAATAACAGTAATTTTCCTAAAAATTTAAAAAATAAAAATACCTCTTTAAAAATAGAACTTAATAAATCTATAAATAGAGCTGGGCTTATTTCAGCTGTTCTAAATGAAATGGAAGATTTTGTTTGTTGTAGAAAATATATTTCTAACAGAAAGAAAATTTTAAAAGAATATATGGAAAGAACCAATCTTCTTAACAAAAATATTGAAATAAAAATTCCTGAAAAAAAAATCACAGGAAAAATTATAGGAATAAATGATACTGGAGGACTTATTATTTTAAAAGAAAACCAAAAAATAAAAACAGTATATAATGGAGAACTTAAAATTCTTTCTTAA
- a CDS encoding ATPase — MFKDIISNEEAKNFLINELKSKREQGTYIFYGEDRDLVTEFALSYAKALTCRNAENDFCGVCESCIRMDSLTHGDLEIYEDVGGIKIDQIREIAYRISTTSYEGGNRIFILKDIEKMKKEAANALLKMIEEPEKGNFFILLANNLNILPTIKSRSIFLKIKMRSAEELGVSSSEYDFFLGKGKEILEYKESGIDLKTGEPYDEIGNFIKNYIENPVIENKIKIYKSLRDFFVNRKYINEIDKLSFAESIYFSVENDRIIAQEIYTYMCHLIKNYDRVENLISVKNMMKMPVNLKLLLKVFINEIY, encoded by the coding sequence ATGTTTAAAGATATAATTTCCAATGAAGAGGCAAAAAATTTTTTAATAAATGAGCTTAAGAGTAAAAGGGAACAAGGGACTTATATTTTCTATGGAGAAGATAGAGATCTTGTGACAGAGTTTGCTCTCAGCTATGCTAAAGCACTTACTTGCAGAAATGCTGAGAACGATTTCTGTGGAGTATGTGAGAGCTGTATAAGAATGGACAGCCTTACACATGGAGATTTAGAAATTTATGAAGATGTTGGTGGAATAAAGATAGATCAGATTCGTGAAATAGCCTATAGAATTTCAACGACTTCCTATGAAGGAGGAAATAGAATATTTATTCTTAAGGATATTGAAAAGATGAAAAAAGAAGCAGCTAATGCTCTTTTAAAAATGATAGAAGAGCCTGAAAAAGGTAATTTTTTCATTCTTCTGGCAAATAATCTTAATATTCTTCCTACAATCAAATCAAGATCTATATTTCTAAAAATCAAGATGAGAAGTGCAGAGGAATTGGGTGTTTCTTCTTCTGAATATGATTTTTTTCTAGGAAAAGGAAAAGAAATTCTTGAATATAAAGAAAGTGGAATTGATTTAAAAACAGGAGAACCATATGATGAAATAGGAAATTTTATAAAAAATTATATAGAAAATCCTGTTATTGAAAATAAAATAAAAATTTATAAATCCTTAAGAGATTTTTTTGTAAACAGAAAGTATATAAATGAAATAGATAAATTATCTTTTGCAGAAAGTATTTATTTTTCAGTAGAAAATGATAGAATTATAGCTCAGGAAATATATACTTATATGTGTCATCTTATAAAAAATTACGATAGAGTTGAAAATTTAATATCTGTAAAAAATATGATGAAAATGCCTGTGAACTTAAAACTTTTACTAAAAGTTTTTATAAATGAAATTTACTAG
- a CDS encoding nucleotidyltransferase, with protein sequence MTGVGIVVEYNPFHNGHKYHLKKAKEKGDVVIAVMSGDFVQRGEPAFLNRWERAESAIAEGVDIVAELPVFYSVQSAEIFARGAVGILNYLKVSKMIFGSESSDIDKLKKIIQLEENKDFIEELQKYLKQGDSYPTAYSKAAEIFMGKEYTVKSNDILGIEYLRALEFWKSEIIPYTLKREGVDYHSHEYDENIASATGIRKMFENKEDVKKIRKFIPEKSLEIILKAVSEERTVKISEFYNLIRYGILSQKENLKNIQDMEEGFDNRLYEAAFICENYEEFLKRIMTRRFTIGRIQRILIHILLGITKDITEDAKRRIPYIRIMGFSERGREYLKKLKHEENIKIITSLKNIQKILSEDERKYLEFNEKAGKIYGIINPYVNRKIPLMNFKGVGE encoded by the coding sequence ATGACAGGAGTAGGAATTGTAGTTGAGTATAATCCTTTTCATAATGGACATAAGTATCATTTAAAAAAAGCTAAGGAAAAAGGCGATGTAGTAATAGCTGTCATGAGTGGAGACTTTGTTCAAAGAGGAGAACCTGCTTTTTTAAACAGATGGGAAAGAGCAGAATCAGCTATTGCAGAAGGTGTGGATATTGTAGCTGAACTTCCTGTTTTTTATTCTGTTCAAAGTGCAGAAATTTTTGCAAGAGGAGCTGTAGGAATTTTAAATTATTTAAAAGTTTCAAAAATGATTTTTGGTTCAGAAAGCAGTGATATTGACAAATTAAAAAAAATAATACAGCTTGAAGAAAATAAAGATTTTATAGAAGAGCTTCAGAAATATCTAAAACAGGGAGATTCTTATCCTACTGCTTATAGTAAAGCTGCAGAAATTTTTATGGGAAAAGAATACACAGTAAAATCAAATGATATTTTAGGAATAGAATATTTAAGAGCTTTAGAGTTTTGGAAATCTGAAATAATTCCTTATACATTAAAAAGAGAGGGTGTAGATTATCATTCTCATGAGTATGATGAAAATATTGCAAGTGCAACAGGAATAAGAAAGATGTTTGAAAATAAAGAAGATGTAAAAAAAATCAGAAAGTTTATTCCTGAAAAATCATTAGAGATAATTTTAAAGGCTGTTTCTGAAGAAAGAACAGTAAAAATTTCTGAATTTTATAATCTTATAAGATATGGAATTTTATCTCAGAAAGAAAATCTAAAAAATATTCAGGATATGGAAGAGGGATTTGATAACAGACTTTATGAAGCTGCTTTTATATGTGAAAATTATGAAGAATTTTTAAAAAGAATAATGACAAGAAGATTTACAATAGGAAGAATTCAAAGAATACTGATTCATATACTTCTTGGAATTACAAAAGATATAACAGAGGATGCAAAAAGAAGAATTCCGTATATAAGAATTATGGGATTTTCTGAAAGAGGAAGAGAATATTTAAAGAAATTAAAACATGAAGAAAATATAAAAATTATAACTTCACTAAAAAACATTCAAAAAATTCTTTCAGAAGATGAAAGAAAATATCTTGAATTTAATGAAAAAGCAGGAAAAATATATGGAATAATAAATCCATATGTAAATAGAAAAATACCTTTGATGAATTTCAAAGGAGTGGGAGAGTAA
- a CDS encoding sodium:solute symporter family protein: protein MNELILFFYFFIVIIIGILSFKKVKNNSDFFVAGKKAGVLQVSGSLLASILGSSAIIGSVDFAYISGWAGSSLMLCAAFGLILLYPLTNYIKNFKGYNLPNMLGNFYGEEVQKISSLLIPVAWLGVIASQIMGAAKIITILSSFTYTQGVCISGAVFIFYTILGGQLSIIKTDFVQLIFILLGIILTFSYIAPEPISETVPQFINENFTYLDLFIMILTYSTTYLVGPDIYSRLFCSKNEKVMKNSIIVSVCFLIPLAYIFARIGIYGSQIFESSQVGKESVLLMIADKKLPHFISFSLYFGLLSAVISSADTTLLTASSLAAQVFLEDLKSKKAIFITRILTIILGIAAVIISLKMKYILSTLLLALAVYSGAFIIPVLVGIFGFRTRKEVVISAIILGGITALIGKLYGGDIGNFLAAGAFLINGGILYLGNKLK from the coding sequence TTGAACGAACTTATATTATTTTTTTATTTTTTTATTGTAATCATTATAGGAATTTTATCTTTTAAAAAAGTTAAAAATAACAGTGATTTTTTTGTTGCAGGAAAAAAAGCAGGTGTTTTACAAGTTTCAGGAAGTCTTTTAGCATCTATTCTAGGTAGTTCTGCAATAATTGGAAGTGTTGATTTTGCATATATCAGTGGCTGGGCAGGAAGTTCTCTTATGCTATGTGCTGCTTTTGGTCTTATTCTTCTTTATCCTCTTACTAATTATATAAAAAATTTCAAAGGATATAATCTTCCAAATATGCTTGGAAATTTTTATGGTGAAGAAGTTCAAAAAATTTCATCTCTTCTTATACCTGTAGCATGGCTTGGAGTTATAGCTTCACAAATAATGGGAGCAGCAAAAATTATTACAATTCTTTCATCATTTACATACACTCAGGGAGTCTGTATTTCAGGAGCTGTTTTTATTTTTTATACAATTCTTGGAGGACAGCTTTCCATTATAAAAACAGATTTTGTACAGTTAATTTTTATTCTTTTAGGAATAATTCTTACATTTTCATACATTGCACCTGAGCCTATTTCTGAAACTGTCCCTCAGTTTATAAATGAAAATTTTACATACTTGGATTTATTTATTATGATACTTACTTATTCAACTACATATCTTGTAGGGCCTGACATTTATTCAAGACTTTTCTGCTCTAAAAATGAAAAAGTCATGAAAAATTCAATTATTGTCTCTGTATGTTTTCTTATTCCATTAGCTTATATTTTTGCTAGAATTGGAATATATGGTTCACAAATATTTGAAAGTTCTCAAGTAGGAAAAGAATCTGTTCTCCTTATGATAGCAGATAAAAAACTTCCTCATTTTATTTCTTTTAGTTTATATTTTGGGCTTCTTTCTGCTGTAATTTCATCAGCAGACACAACTCTTTTAACAGCCTCGTCTCTTGCTGCACAAGTCTTTTTAGAGGATTTAAAAAGTAAAAAAGCTATTTTTATTACCAGAATACTAACTATAATTTTGGGAATTGCTGCTGTTATTATTTCATTAAAAATGAAATATATACTTTCTACTCTTCTTCTAGCTCTCGCTGTCTATTCAGGAGCTTTTATTATTCCTGTTCTTGTAGGTATATTTGGTTTCAGAACTAGAAAAGAAGTAGTTATATCAGCTATTATTTTAGGAGGAATAACTGCCCTTATAGGAAAATTATATGGAGGAGACATAGGAAACTTTTTAGCAGCTGGAGCTTTTTTAATAAATGGAGGTATTTTATACCTAGGAAATAAATTAAAATAA
- a CDS encoding PTS sugar transporter subunit IIB yields the protein MKIITVCGSGLGSSFMLEMNIKKVLKELGINAEVGHKDLATVVPEDADIFVMSKSFDDKVSVPCKITLSNIISLEEIREKLSAELKNRGLL from the coding sequence ATGAAAATAATTACAGTATGTGGTTCAGGATTAGGAAGCAGCTTTATGCTTGAGATGAACATAAAAAAAGTTCTTAAAGAGTTAGGAATAAATGCAGAAGTAGGGCATAAAGATTTGGCTACAGTAGTTCCAGAAGATGCAGACATATTTGTAATGTCAAAAAGCTTTGATGATAAAGTTTCTGTTCCTTGCAAAATAACTTTATCAAATATAATATCTTTAGAGGAAATTAGAGAAAAATTATCTGCAGAATTAAAAAACAGAGGACTTTTATAA
- a CDS encoding type III pantothenate kinase has protein sequence MLITCDIGNTHIVTGVFDNTGNILLTFRIATNERMTEDEFFSYFRNISKFNNIKIQDVNGIILSSVVPNLITIFQFFGRKYFNIEPMIVSLDKKLPFTFAPNINPTGFGADRIIDIVQALKDFPDKETLIIFDLGTATTYDVLQKNVRIGGGILPGIEMGINALCNNTAKLPKVKFTSPESVLGVDTITQIQAGIFYGYAGQIKHIIKKIKEIVGEDAYVIATGGLGKILSAEIEEIDEYCHDLSSKGLYSIYQDNKDENN, from the coding sequence ATGCTTATAACTTGTGATATAGGGAATACTCATATTGTTACTGGAGTTTTTGACAATACAGGGAATATTCTTCTTACATTTAGAATAGCAACAAACGAAAGAATGACTGAAGATGAATTTTTCTCATACTTCAGAAATATTTCAAAATTTAATAATATTAAAATTCAAGATGTAAATGGTATCATACTTTCATCTGTTGTACCTAACCTTATTACAATATTTCAGTTTTTTGGAAGAAAATATTTTAACATTGAACCTATGATAGTAAGCCTTGATAAAAAACTTCCGTTCACATTTGCACCAAATATAAACCCAACTGGTTTCGGAGCTGACAGAATAATAGATATTGTGCAAGCTTTAAAAGATTTCCCAGATAAAGAAACTCTTATAATTTTTGATCTTGGAACAGCAACTACTTATGATGTTCTTCAAAAAAATGTCCGTATAGGAGGAGGAATCCTTCCAGGAATAGAAATGGGAATAAATGCTCTTTGCAATAATACTGCAAAACTTCCAAAAGTTAAGTTCACTTCTCCTGAATCAGTTCTTGGAGTAGATACAATAACTCAGATTCAGGCTGGTATATTCTATGGATATGCAGGACAAATAAAACATATCATCAAAAAAATAAAAGAAATTGTAGGAGAAGATGCTTATGTAATTGCAACAGGAGGACTTGGAAAAATTCTTTCTGCTGAAATTGAAGAAATTGATGAATATTGCCACGATTTAAGTAGTAAAGGACTTTATAGTATTTATCAAGATAATAAAGATGAAAATAATTAA
- a CDS encoding rod shape-determining protein, whose translation MGLFNFSFGSGKGIGIDLGTANTLVYSKKQKKIVLNEPSVVAVEKETRKVLAVGNEAKEMIGKTPDSIVAIKPLSEGVIADYDVTEAMIKYFIKKVFGNTIFMPDVMICVPIDVTGVEKRAVLEAALSAGAKRAYLIEEARAAALGAGIDISAPTGNMIVDIGGGSTDVAVISFGGTVVSKTIRTASNNFDMDIIKYIKKTHNLLIGDKTAEEIKIKIGTAIPLEEEESLVVKGRDLIMGLPKSITITSEEVREAISDSLMEIVMCVKEVLEKTPPELAADIVDRGIVMAGGGSLIKNFPVLISQHTHLSVRLAENPLLSVVIGAGMAMDQLKVLKKIEKAER comes from the coding sequence ATGGGATTATTTAATTTTAGTTTTGGTTCAGGAAAAGGTATCGGAATTGATTTGGGAACTGCTAATACTCTTGTTTACAGCAAAAAACAAAAGAAGATAGTTTTAAATGAACCTTCAGTTGTAGCAGTGGAAAAAGAAACAAGAAAAGTTCTTGCAGTAGGAAACGAAGCTAAGGAAATGATAGGGAAGACACCTGATTCAATTGTTGCTATAAAACCTTTAAGTGAAGGTGTAATAGCAGACTACGATGTAACAGAGGCTATGATAAAATACTTTATAAAAAAAGTCTTTGGAAACACAATCTTCATGCCTGATGTAATGATATGTGTTCCTATAGATGTAACAGGTGTTGAAAAAAGAGCAGTTTTGGAAGCAGCACTTTCAGCAGGAGCAAAGAGAGCTTATCTTATTGAAGAGGCAAGAGCTGCAGCTCTTGGAGCAGGAATAGATATATCAGCTCCTACAGGGAATATGATAGTTGACATTGGTGGAGGATCTACTGATGTGGCAGTAATCTCTTTTGGAGGAACTGTTGTAAGTAAGACAATAAGAACTGCCAGCAACAATTTTGATATGGATATAATAAAATACATTAAAAAAACTCATAATCTTCTTATAGGAGATAAAACAGCTGAAGAAATTAAAATTAAAATAGGAACAGCTATTCCTTTAGAAGAAGAAGAAAGCCTTGTAGTAAAAGGAAGAGATTTAATAATGGGACTTCCTAAATCAATTACAATAACATCAGAAGAAGTAAGGGAAGCTATATCTGATTCTCTTATGGAAATAGTTATGTGTGTAAAAGAAGTTCTTGAAAAGACTCCTCCTGAACTAGCAGCAGATATAGTTGACAGAGGAATAGTTATGGCAGGTGGAGGTTCTCTTATAAAAAATTTCCCAGTGCTTATATCTCAGCATACACATCTTAGTGTAAGACTTGCAGAAAATCCTCTTTTAAGTGTGGTTATAGGAGCAGGAATGGCCATGGATCAGCTTAAAGTATTAAAGAAAATAGAGAAAGCAGAAAGATAG
- a CDS encoding AzlD domain-containing protein, whose product MINKILLVIIGMAVVTYIPRLLPFHIVSKMNLSKRMTLFLKCIPYSALGALILPDVFRAVEGNNIASFIGAVTAVVLTYIFKNMILTVIGSIAAVYLVIIL is encoded by the coding sequence ATGATAAATAAAATTTTACTTGTTATAATAGGAATGGCTGTAGTAACATATATACCAAGACTTCTTCCTTTTCATATTGTTTCTAAAATGAATCTTTCTAAAAGAATGACTTTGTTTTTGAAATGTATTCCTTATTCAGCATTGGGGGCTTTAATTCTTCCCGATGTATTCAGAGCTGTAGAGGGAAATAACATTGCATCTTTTATAGGAGCAGTTACAGCAGTGGTTTTAACATATATTTTTAAAAATATGATTCTGACAGTTATAGGATCTATAGCAGCAGTGTATCTTGTAATAATTTTATAA
- the gdhA gene encoding NADP-specific glutamate dehydrogenase encodes MVSAREYVEQVIEDVKKRDGNDSEFIQAVEEVLVSLIPFIEKNPQYIESNLLARMCEPERQIIFRVPWEDDNGNIQVNRGFRVQFNGVIGPYKGGLRFHPAVKIGTMKFLAFEQTFKNSLTGLPIGGGKGGSDFDPIGKSDREIRRFCESFMTELYRHIGPDVDVPAGDIGVGGKEIGYLYGHYRRIKGAFENGVLTGKNINFGGSLIRPEATGYGVTYFVQEILNDMGESIEGKTVAVSGYGNVAWGVCKKVTELGGKVVTISEKDGYVYVPEGLSEEQIEYMLYLREHTNLTLKDYAEKFNIEYVAGRKPWERKVDIVIPCAIQNELNLEDAKQIVANGVKVVCEAANMPCTPEAVELFDENKIPHAPGKAANAGGVAVSALEMSQNSMRYQWTAEEVDAKLHQIMKGIYAKAKAMSVEYNTTLAAGANIAGFKKVADAMLAQGIY; translated from the coding sequence ATGGTATCAGCAAGAGAATATGTAGAACAAGTTATTGAAGATGTAAAGAAAAGAGATGGAAATGACAGTGAATTTATTCAGGCTGTAGAAGAAGTTCTTGTGAGCTTAATCCCTTTCATAGAAAAAAATCCTCAATATATAGAGAGTAACCTTTTAGCAAGAATGTGTGAACCTGAAAGACAAATTATATTCAGAGTTCCTTGGGAAGATGACAACGGAAATATCCAAGTAAACAGAGGATTCAGAGTGCAGTTTAATGGTGTTATTGGTCCATATAAAGGAGGACTTAGATTTCACCCAGCAGTAAAAATAGGAACAATGAAATTTTTAGCTTTTGAACAGACTTTTAAAAACTCATTAACTGGTCTTCCAATTGGAGGAGGAAAAGGTGGAAGTGACTTTGATCCTATTGGAAAATCAGATAGAGAAATCAGAAGATTCTGTGAAAGCTTTATGACAGAACTATATCGTCATATAGGTCCTGATGTAGATGTACCTGCAGGAGATATTGGTGTAGGTGGAAAAGAAATAGGATATTTATATGGACATTACAGAAGAATAAAAGGAGCTTTTGAAAATGGAGTTCTTACAGGTAAAAATATAAATTTTGGAGGAAGTTTAATAAGACCAGAAGCAACAGGATATGGAGTTACATATTTTGTTCAGGAAATATTAAATGACATGGGAGAGAGCATAGAAGGAAAAACTGTAGCAGTTTCTGGATATGGAAATGTAGCATGGGGAGTATGTAAAAAAGTTACAGAACTAGGAGGAAAGGTAGTAACTATTTCTGAAAAAGATGGATATGTTTATGTTCCTGAAGGACTTTCAGAAGAACAAATAGAATACATGCTTTATTTAAGAGAACATACAAATCTTACACTAAAAGATTATGCTGAAAAATTTAATATAGAATATGTTGCTGGAAGAAAACCATGGGAAAGAAAAGTTGATATAGTAATACCATGTGCAATTCAAAATGAATTAAACCTAGAAGATGCAAAACAAATAGTTGCAAATGGAGTAAAAGTTGTATGTGAGGCAGCAAATATGCCATGTACTCCAGAAGCTGTTGAATTATTTGATGAAAATAAAATTCCTCATGCTCCTGGAAAAGCAGCTAATGCAGGAGGAGTTGCAGTATCTGCTCTTGAAATGAGCCAAAATAGTATGAGATATCAATGGACAGCAGAAGAAGTAGATGCAAAACTTCATCAAATAATGAAAGGAATCTATGCAAAAGCAAAAGCTATGAGTGTTGAATACAATACAACTCTTGCAGCAGGAGCAAATATTGCAGGATTTAAAAAAGTGGCAGACGCAATGCTTGCACAAGGAATTTATTAA
- a CDS encoding MerR family transcriptional regulator, with protein MKGKTELFTVGELAKILGVNKNTILHYDREGVIRAIRNDDSNYRYYDKNSIQNFKIVLKLRKLGFSLDTIKKMGKYVEEKNYPSILEIMKNKIEESKREIEEIEKNMKILESHEKYMEYLNDMEEEKQKENFNDEQEDFFCIKTCKEEKGIFIDVEDIEKNHKRFVEKELKRYKRDFVWLKKQFCGKGISKENILKENYRCDRFIIKADIESYPDKYIFPEGEYALLYLKKDRTRSSAIEELMEKIKENGYEISGDLFIENISLFEEENEPEMRVLKIPIKSLTSE; from the coding sequence ATGAAAGGTAAAACGGAATTATTTACAGTAGGGGAACTGGCAAAAATATTGGGAGTAAATAAAAATACAATTCTTCATTATGACAGAGAGGGAGTCATAAGAGCTATAAGAAATGATGATAGTAATTACAGATATTATGATAAAAACAGTATTCAAAATTTTAAAATAGTATTAAAACTTAGAAAATTAGGATTTTCACTTGATACAATAAAAAAAATGGGAAAATATGTGGAAGAAAAAAATTATCCTTCTATTCTTGAAATAATGAAAAATAAAATAGAAGAAAGTAAAAGAGAGATAGAAGAAATTGAAAAAAATATGAAAATTCTAGAAAGTCATGAAAAATATATGGAATATCTTAATGATATGGAAGAGGAAAAACAAAAAGAAAATTTTAATGACGAACAAGAAGATTTCTTTTGCATAAAAACTTGTAAAGAAGAAAAGGGAATCTTTATAGATGTTGAGGATATTGAAAAGAATCATAAAAGATTTGTGGAAAAAGAACTAAAAAGATATAAGAGAGATTTTGTTTGGCTTAAAAAACAATTTTGTGGAAAAGGAATATCAAAGGAAAATATTTTAAAAGAAAATTATAGATGTGATAGATTTATAATAAAAGCAGATATAGAAAGCTATCCTGATAAATACATTTTTCCTGAAGGAGAATATGCTCTTTTATATTTGAAAAAGGATAGAACAAGATCTTCAGCAATAGAAGAACTTATGGAAAAGATAAAAGAAAATGGATATGAAATATCAGGAGATCTTTTTATAGAAAATATTTCTCTTTTTGAAGAAGAAAATGAACCAGAAATGAGAGTATTAAAAATTCCTATAAAATCCTTGACCTCTGAGTAA
- a CDS encoding AzlC family ABC transporter permease, translated as MNVDEIKKGFKMGFPVVIGYAPVAATFGLICKSGGFSLFETFAFSFFVFAGASQFMGVNLIMLGVGSGSIIFTTFLVNLRHFLMSSAISKRLDENCKKLIPVIAYGITDESFSIASLTEGKIKAEYMLSLEFITHLAWWGFSILGYIFGEFLPKDLSVSMGIAIYALFIAMIVPQMKKSKYVTAIVILSGVINWGAKEMSFLPKGWSIIIAIIAASFAGSFLLEKEEKENDK; from the coding sequence ATGAATGTTGATGAAATAAAAAAAGGATTTAAAATGGGCTTTCCTGTAGTTATAGGTTATGCACCTGTGGCAGCAACTTTTGGACTTATTTGTAAATCAGGAGGTTTTTCCCTTTTTGAAACTTTTGCTTTCTCATTTTTTGTTTTTGCTGGAGCAAGTCAGTTTATGGGAGTAAATCTTATAATGCTTGGTGTAGGTTCAGGAAGTATTATTTTTACTACTTTTCTAGTAAACTTAAGACATTTTCTTATGAGTTCTGCAATAAGTAAAAGGCTTGATGAAAATTGCAAAAAATTAATTCCTGTTATTGCATATGGAATAACAGATGAATCATTTTCAATAGCCTCTCTTACAGAGGGAAAAATAAAAGCTGAATATATGCTTTCTCTTGAGTTTATAACTCATTTAGCATGGTGGGGATTTAGTATATTAGGATATATTTTTGGAGAATTTCTTCCAAAAGATTTAAGTGTAAGCATGGGAATAGCAATTTATGCTTTGTTTATAGCAATGATAGTTCCTCAGATGAAAAAATCAAAATATGTGACAGCTATTGTAATTCTTTCTGGAGTTATTAATTGGGGAGCAAAAGAAATGAGCTTTCTTCCAAAAGGTTGGAGCATAATTATTGCAATAATAGCGGCATCTTTTGCAGGAAGCTTTTTATTAGAAAAGGAGGAGAAAGAAAATGATAAATAA